A part of Primulina eburnea isolate SZY01 chromosome 10, ASM2296580v1, whole genome shotgun sequence genomic DNA contains:
- the LOC140842897 gene encoding probable U3 small nucleolar RNA-associated protein 11, giving the protein MSSLRNAISRKAHKERVQPHLRRKFGLLEKHKDYVIRARAYQQKEQTLLHKLKEKAALRNPDEFYFKMIKTKTVGRVHKPESQANKYTNEELMLMKTQDIGYILQKLQTENKKIERLNGMLHSLDNQSSSKHVYYAGNREEAREVRKKVSEQGNPSAFKDLPKVILRKTDSSYRELEARKKRLKDLEKIYTDMSMQKELHKRANKRNLREDEMVSPTSRPVYKWRHERKRLIEYLYNEDFLNENLRRGRATISCRGLPQESALSSMLINVYFNGFDKEVQELLLNTNKEIPKFVENDLVSAERDSDHVFL; this is encoded by the exons ATGTCGTCTTTAAGGAATGCTATTTCAAGAAAAGCTCACAAGGAGCGCGTTCAGCC GCATTTGAGAAGGAAATTTGGGCTGCTCGAAAAACATAAAGATTATGTCATTCGTGCACGAGCCTATCAACAGAAGGAGCAAACTTTACTG CATAAACTTAAGGAAAAAGCAGCATTGAGGAACCCAGATGAATTTTACTTCAAgatgattaaaacaaaaactgttggCCGAGTCCATAAACCTGA GAGCCAGGCTAATAAGTACACTAACGAAGAGCTGATGTTGATGAAGACCCAAGACATTGGATATATTTTGCAGAAGCTTCAAACTGAAAACAAG AAAATTGAAAGACTTAATGGTATGCTGCATTCTCTTGACAATCAGTCATCATCTAAACATGTTTATTATGCCGGCAACAG GGAGGAGGCAAGAGAAGTACGCAAAAAAGTTTCAGAACAAGGGAACCCATCAGCTTTTAAAGACTTGCCTAAAGTTATTTTGAG GAAGACAGATTCTTCATATCGAGAGCTAGAGGCTAGAAAAAAACGGttaaaagatctagagaaaaTATACACGGATATGTCTATGCAGAAAGAGTTACAT AAAAGGGCTAATAAACGCAATCTGCGTGAAGATGAAATGGTTAGTCCCACTTCAAGACCCGTGTATAAATGGCGACATGAAAGGAAACGTTTAATAGAATACTTATATAAcgaagatttcttgaatgagaaCCTGAGGAGGGGACGTGCAACAATATCCT GCAGGGGTCTGCCTCAAGAATCTGCCTTGAGTTCGATGTTGATCAATGTTTACTTTAATGGGTTTGATAAGGAAGTTCAAGAATTACTATTAAACACGAATAAAGAGATTCCTAAGTTcgtggaaaatgatcttgtaTCGGCTGAAAGAGATTCAGACCATGTTTTTTTATAA